The nucleotide sequence TAGACGGTGAGCACCTCGTGCATGTGCTCCCGCATCCACGGCGGCGGCAGCTCGACGATGCGGGTGGCGGGGCGGGTGCCCGTCACGGGGACACCGCCTCGGGTGCGCCGGCGGGTGACGCGTTCCCGGCGGTGGTGGCCGTGCCCGGGCCCTCGCCCACCTCGGCAGCGGTGCCCGCGGTGAGGCGCAGCAGCTCGTCGTAGGTGGTGGGGAAGACCGCCGTCGGGTGGCCGGCCGCGGCCCACACCGCGTCGTGGCGGGCCAGCTCCACGTCGACCAGCGTGCCCAGCGGCTCGGGGTGGCCGACCGGGGCGACGCCGCCGATGGGCTGGCCGGTGTGCCGGCGGACGACGTCGGCGGGGGCGGGGGTCAGGGAACCGACCCCGAGCAGCGCCGCCACCTGGTGGACGTCGACGCGGTGCGCTCCGCTGGTGAGGATCAGCAGCGGAGCGTCGTCGGCGAGGAAGACCAGGCTGTTGACGATCGCGCCGACCGGCACGCCCAGCGCGGCGGCGGCCGCCGCCGCGGTGCGGACCTCCGCGGGCAGGACGCGGACCTCGCCGGTGGCACCGGCCTCGGCGAGGACGCGGGCGACGTCGGCCACCCGGGGGTGCGGGGGTCGGCTCATGCACTGATCCTGCCACCGCCCGAGGGGGTGGTGCCCGGCGTGTCCCGGGGCCGGGCCGACGGCGGTGCACGCGGACCCGCCGTGGTCGGGACACGGCGGTGGCGTCGCTTGACGAGGGGAGGCCGCTCGGGTCTACTGGACGTCGTTCGAACACACGTTCGAACGACGTCCGGCCTGCTCCACCCGGCCTCTTCCCCGCCGGTGGAGCGCCGTGCCGGCGTGCACGCGGGGTGAGGCGTGGGGAGTCTGTCATGAGCCGGGTGCTCGGTGAGGTCGTCGGTCGGACCGGCGAAGAGGTGCAGGTCGAGCGTGGCCCGCTGGGCCCGGTGCAGTTCTGGCGCGGGCAGTCCCGGTACGTCGTGGGCGAGCTGCTCGACTCCTGGATCGAGACGGTGCCGTGGTGGATCCGGGGTGCCGAGGCCGGGGGCGCCTCCGCCGACATGGTGGCTCCGCGGGAGGTCTGGCGGGTCGAGGCGGTCCGGGCGGGCCGCTCACGGATGAGCTTCGCCGGGGTCTACGACCTGTCGTGGGACGCGTCGGGCAACCGCTGGTGGCTCGTGCGGGTGCACGACTGATGGGCGCCGCACGAGCCGTGCCGGCCGACCAGCTGCCCCTGCCGCCCGCGCTGCCCGCCGCGGCGGCGGCGCTGCTGGACCAGGCCCACCGCGGGCTGGCCGAGGCCGCGGCGGCCACCGATCCGCGGGAGCGCTACGCCACCGCGCACCTCGGTGCGCTGCGTGCCGCCGCTGCCGTGCTGGCCGCGCGCACCCGCCCGGAGGCCGGTCGTCGCCGGCCGCGCAGTGCCTGGGTCCTGCTCGGACAGGTGGCGCCGGAGCTGGGGGAGTGGGCCACCTTCTTCGCCGCCGGGGCGGCC is from Blastococcus sp. HT6-4 and encodes:
- a CDS encoding SAV_6107 family HEPN domain-containing protein; amino-acid sequence: MGAARAVPADQLPLPPALPAAAAALLDQAHRGLAEAAAATDPRERYATAHLGALRAAAAVLAARTRPEAGRRRPRSAWVLLGQVAPELGEWATFFAAGAAKRAAAEAGLSRAVTEREADDLVRDVRAFLTVVETTLGSTPLPESSRYPRPHVVGGAPSWSAGSRK
- a CDS encoding DUF6504 family protein, encoding MSRVLGEVVGRTGEEVQVERGPLGPVQFWRGQSRYVVGELLDSWIETVPWWIRGAEAGGASADMVAPREVWRVEAVRAGRSRMSFAGVYDLSWDASGNRWWLVRVHD
- a CDS encoding YbaK/EbsC family protein; this translates as MSRPPHPRVADVARVLAEAGATGEVRVLPAEVRTAAAAAAALGVPVGAIVNSLVFLADDAPLLILTSGAHRVDVHQVAALLGVGSLTPAPADVVRRHTGQPIGGVAPVGHPEPLGTLVDVELARHDAVWAAAGHPTAVFPTTYDELLRLTAGTAAEVGEGPGTATTAGNASPAGAPEAVSP